A single region of the Gracilibacillus caseinilyticus genome encodes:
- a CDS encoding DUF4349 domain-containing protein codes for MKKWLFVLIMLLLFTACSNEDDSSNNEAADMAIEESSSESGMSMMKESEVAPSDDMNDSENNATEEQAADEESSSDTAMDNASDRKIIYNANLHVETKQFDDTVNYLEDQTENLGGYVVSSSFNDYEKESSNRFGTMTVRIPSEKFQDFLLLVEEGKLNVLNKSTSGEDVTEQYVDLSSRLKAKEVVEERLLSFMEKAEKTEDLLKISDDLSAVQEEIEQIKGRMQYLDNQSDLATITIEIDETKVDVPSVQDESLNTWEKTQEQFLKSIQTILTIASAIFVFIVGNAPLLILLLIIAAIVFIMIRRRKKREGSAVNHSND; via the coding sequence TTGAAGAAGTGGTTGTTCGTACTGATAATGCTGCTACTTTTTACGGCTTGTTCAAACGAAGATGATAGTTCCAACAATGAAGCCGCAGATATGGCAATTGAGGAATCTTCAAGTGAATCTGGCATGAGTATGATGAAGGAATCTGAGGTGGCACCTTCGGACGATATGAATGATTCGGAAAATAATGCCACAGAAGAACAGGCAGCGGATGAAGAATCTTCGAGTGATACTGCTATGGATAATGCTTCAGATCGAAAAATCATCTATAACGCTAACCTTCATGTGGAAACGAAACAATTTGATGATACCGTTAACTACTTGGAAGACCAAACAGAAAATCTAGGCGGTTATGTTGTTTCCTCCAGCTTTAATGACTACGAGAAAGAATCCAGCAACCGATTCGGAACCATGACAGTTAGGATACCTTCAGAGAAATTCCAGGATTTTTTACTGCTTGTTGAAGAAGGAAAGCTTAACGTATTGAATAAATCGACGAGTGGTGAAGATGTTACGGAACAATATGTTGATTTGTCTTCTCGGCTGAAAGCAAAAGAAGTGGTAGAAGAACGCTTACTCTCCTTTATGGAGAAGGCGGAAAAAACAGAGGATTTATTAAAAATTTCAGATGATCTATCAGCTGTTCAGGAAGAAATCGAACAAATTAAAGGAAGAATGCAATATTTAGATAACCAATCAGATTTAGCAACGATCACCATCGAAATCGATGAGACGAAAGTCGATGTCCCTTCCGTGCAGGATGAATCTTTAAACACATGGGAAAAAACGCAAGAGCAATTCTTGAAAAGTATTCAAACCATCCTTACGATTGCATCAGCTATCTTTGTATTTATTGTGGGGAATGCACCGCTGCTTATCCTCTTGCTAATTATTGCCGCTATTGTGTTTATCATGATTAGAAGAAGAAAGAAACGTGAAGGATCAGCCGTCAATCATTCTAACGATTAA
- a CDS encoding 3-hydroxyacyl-CoA dehydrogenase, producing MNFKNVTVAGSGVLGSQIAFQTAFKGFEVIIYDINDDAVEKAKERIDKLEETYFDYFKEEQKAVQTAKSRIQYMTELAKAVGNADLVIEAIPEKEAIKQQFYQEIAEAAPSHTIFATNSSTMLPSQFADYTGRPSKFLALHFANRIWMNNTGEVMGHPGTDSKVVKQVLEFAAAIGMVPLHIKKEQPGYILNSLLVPLLDAAQQLWGNGVADPYAIDKTWMIATGAPMGPFAIMDIVGLETVYNIVSTKAESPDNPEQDKFKQIAELVKNEYIDKGKMGMQTGEGFYTYPNPAYNEEDFLQP from the coding sequence ATGAATTTTAAAAACGTTACGGTTGCAGGAAGTGGTGTGTTGGGTAGTCAAATTGCTTTTCAAACAGCATTCAAAGGTTTTGAGGTAATTATTTATGATATCAATGATGATGCGGTTGAAAAGGCAAAAGAACGTATCGATAAATTAGAAGAAACCTACTTCGATTATTTCAAAGAAGAACAGAAAGCAGTTCAAACTGCTAAATCACGTATTCAATATATGACCGAATTAGCAAAAGCTGTTGGAAATGCAGATCTTGTGATCGAAGCAATACCTGAAAAAGAAGCAATTAAGCAACAATTCTATCAAGAAATTGCGGAAGCCGCTCCATCTCATACAATATTTGCAACGAATAGTTCTACGATGCTACCTAGTCAATTTGCAGATTATACAGGCCGTCCATCTAAGTTCTTAGCACTGCATTTTGCCAATCGTATATGGATGAATAATACAGGGGAAGTAATGGGACATCCCGGGACAGATTCAAAAGTGGTCAAACAAGTACTCGAGTTTGCAGCTGCTATTGGGATGGTGCCTCTCCATATTAAGAAAGAACAACCAGGATATATTTTAAATAGCTTGCTAGTTCCATTGCTTGATGCTGCACAACAATTATGGGGAAATGGTGTAGCAGATCCATATGCAATTGATAAAACGTGGATGATCGCAACGGGAGCTCCAATGGGTCCGTTTGCTATCATGGATATTGTCGGTCTAGAAACAGTATATAATATTGTCAGTACCAAAGCAGAAAGCCCCGACAACCCTGAACAAGACAAATTCAAACAGATAGCAGAGCTGGTTAAAAATGAATATATAGATAAAGGTAAAATGGGAATGCAAACAGGGGAAGGCTTTTATACGTATCCTAATCCTGCGTATAATGAAGAAGATTTTCTCCAGCCATAA
- a CDS encoding MarR family winged helix-turn-helix transcriptional regulator, whose protein sequence is MNLFSTIYRLNKWYVIRLQELCSTHDITPVQWLVLHHIDENDNCTSMDIVKEWSVEKPTVSSLVRKLSEQHLIQFTSGKDKRQKYLSLTTEGKTRYEEIAKKVMELQTFVTEPFSDQMVNEWTEQLMIAENRMKLYQENSSNKGGNQNEF, encoded by the coding sequence ATGAATTTATTTTCAACTATTTACCGTTTGAATAAATGGTACGTAATTCGTCTTCAAGAACTGTGTTCAACTCATGACATCACACCTGTACAATGGCTGGTCTTACATCATATCGATGAAAATGATAACTGTACGAGTATGGATATTGTAAAAGAGTGGTCGGTAGAAAAGCCAACTGTATCTTCGTTAGTGCGCAAATTAAGTGAGCAGCATTTGATCCAGTTCACAAGTGGTAAGGATAAACGTCAAAAATATTTATCATTAACAACAGAAGGTAAGACAAGGTATGAAGAAATAGCAAAAAAAGTAATGGAGCTTCAGACGTTTGTAACAGAACCTTTCTCAGATCAAATGGTCAATGAATGGACCGAGCAATTAATGATAGCGGAGAACAGGATGAAGCTTTATCAAGAAAACTCATCTAATAAGGGAGGAAACCAAAATGAATTTTAA
- a CDS encoding DUF4064 domain-containing protein yields the protein MKRTVEVVLAIIGAIVYLFGVLFGAIFRMMEGQEGWMQEMLAENPNFNQGDIANIEMQLSNGIGTMGTVLIVGSLISIIAGIVAMFFFRGNSKPKAASIILLVVGAGTTLITFGGAIFAGIFYVIAGIMGLVRKPKQDVMTQY from the coding sequence ATGAAAAGAACGGTAGAAGTAGTATTAGCAATTATTGGTGCTATTGTGTATTTATTTGGAGTGTTATTTGGTGCAATTTTCCGGATGATGGAAGGTCAAGAAGGATGGATGCAGGAAATGTTAGCGGAGAATCCAAATTTTAATCAAGGAGATATTGCCAATATAGAAATGCAACTTTCAAATGGTATTGGCACTATGGGAACGGTATTGATCGTTGGCTCGTTGATTAGTATCATAGCTGGTATCGTTGCGATGTTTTTCTTTAGAGGAAACAGTAAACCAAAAGCGGCTAGTATTATTTTATTAGTAGTTGGTGCTGGAACAACCCTCATTACGTTCGGAGGCGCAATATTTGCCGGTATATTCTACGTCATTGCCGGAATCATGGGCCTTGTCAGAAAGCCAAAACAAGATGTGATGACACAATATTGA
- the thiD gene encoding bifunctional hydroxymethylpyrimidine kinase/phosphomethylpyrimidine kinase: protein MKRVVAIAGAAAQGSAGIQADLKTFQERDVYGMSVITATVANNSQTANGIFVRELKEIKAQFFAINEMVGIDAIKTGMLFSKEIIELVSDLLDVTAVQHKVIDPVMIGKMGSQLLADDAIEVLKERLIPKASIITPNRMEAEKLLGERIPSEWSALEDATKALYQLGSQSVLMKAGSINDQAVDLYYDGDRMEFIEAPLIDTVHTSGAGCTFAACLTAELAKGLPMIDAIKRSKQFVHQSIKHALSFRRGIGSVRHGASRQFKDSID, encoded by the coding sequence ATGAAACGAGTAGTTGCAATTGCTGGTGCTGCGGCACAGGGAAGTGCGGGTATACAGGCAGATTTAAAGACATTTCAGGAACGTGATGTCTACGGTATGTCAGTGATAACGGCTACCGTGGCAAACAATAGTCAGACAGCGAATGGCATCTTTGTTCGCGAACTAAAAGAAATTAAAGCACAATTTTTTGCTATCAACGAAATGGTCGGAATCGATGCCATTAAGACAGGTATGCTTTTTTCAAAGGAAATTATTGAACTGGTCAGTGATTTGCTGGATGTAACTGCTGTTCAGCATAAAGTGATAGATCCCGTGATGATTGGAAAGATGGGTTCTCAGCTATTAGCGGATGATGCCATCGAAGTACTAAAAGAACGCTTAATTCCAAAGGCATCAATCATCACGCCAAATCGGATGGAAGCAGAGAAATTGCTCGGAGAGCGGATTCCATCTGAATGGTCAGCGCTCGAGGATGCGACGAAAGCCTTGTATCAACTTGGATCACAGTCAGTGCTGATGAAAGCAGGTAGTATAAATGATCAGGCAGTCGATCTGTATTATGATGGAGATAGGATGGAATTTATTGAGGCTCCTCTAATTGACACAGTCCATACAAGTGGGGCAGGCTGTACCTTTGCAGCGTGTCTGACAGCAGAACTGGCAAAAGGATTGCCGATGATCGATGCGATAAAAAGAAGTAAGCAGTTTGTTCATCAATCAATTAAACATGCGTTATCATTTAGAAGAGGTATCGGCTCAGTTAGACACGGTGCAAGCAGACAGTTTAAAGACAGTATCGACTAA
- a CDS encoding DUF456 domain-containing protein, with translation MDIVWWILIVVCFVLAFVGIIFPIIPSVLVIWIGFLIYQFALAASNIGWIFWIAMVIWTLLLIFADIIANSYFVKKFGGSKTGERLAAVGVIVGSFIIPPFGIIIVPFVFVCVTELILKKTVQDAFKAALGSLIGFLSGTFAKIIIQLIMIIWFFIAI, from the coding sequence ATGGATATAGTATGGTGGATATTAATAGTTGTTTGCTTTGTATTAGCGTTTGTAGGTATTATTTTTCCAATTATACCTTCTGTATTAGTAATTTGGATTGGTTTTTTGATTTATCAGTTTGCCTTGGCAGCAAGTAACATCGGTTGGATCTTTTGGATTGCTATGGTTATTTGGACGCTCTTGCTTATTTTTGCTGATATCATAGCTAACAGTTACTTTGTTAAAAAATTTGGCGGCAGTAAAACAGGAGAACGATTGGCAGCAGTTGGTGTCATCGTTGGTTCGTTCATCATCCCGCCATTTGGCATTATCATTGTACCTTTCGTTTTCGTCTGTGTAACAGAGTTAATACTAAAGAAAACCGTACAGGATGCATTTAAAGCTGCTTTAGGATCACTAATTGGTTTTTTAAGTGGCACGTTTGCTAAAATTATTATTCAACTGATTATGATTATTTGGTTTTTTATTGCAATTTAA
- a CDS encoding type 1 glutamine amidotransferase domain-containing protein has protein sequence MRLENKKVLALVEDEFEDLELWYPVLRLREEGATVDLVGKEAKKKYIGKYGVPAESEYAFDEVNAENYDGILVPGGWAPDKLRRYPEVIKMVTHMNEAKKPIGQICHAGWVLISAGILRGKKVTSTPGIKDDMTNAGSLWFDEPVVTDGHIISSRRPPDLPPYVKEYADVLAD, from the coding sequence ATGCGTCTTGAAAATAAAAAAGTACTAGCTTTAGTAGAAGATGAATTTGAAGATCTCGAACTATGGTATCCTGTTCTCCGTTTGCGTGAAGAAGGTGCCACAGTTGATTTAGTAGGAAAAGAAGCAAAGAAAAAATATATTGGAAAATACGGTGTTCCTGCTGAGTCAGAGTATGCTTTTGATGAAGTGAATGCAGAAAACTATGATGGTATACTAGTACCAGGTGGATGGGCACCGGATAAGTTAAGAAGATATCCAGAAGTGATCAAGATGGTAACGCATATGAATGAAGCGAAAAAGCCAATCGGCCAAATTTGTCATGCTGGTTGGGTATTGATCTCTGCAGGTATCTTACGCGGCAAAAAAGTAACCAGTACACCAGGTATTAAAGATGATATGACGAATGCGGGCAGTTTATGGTTTGATGAGCCGGTGGTAACAGATGGTCATATTATCTCCAGCCGCCGACCACCAGACTTACCTCCTTATGTGAAAGAATATGCCGATGTGTTAGCTGACTGA
- the thiE gene encoding thiamine phosphate synthase has translation MQHEWLQVYFIMGSNNTVQDPLEVLEEALKGGITCFQFREKGKNALQGTAKKQLAEQMKQLCQQYRVPFFINDDVDLAIEIGADGVHVGQDDMSIAKVREIVPADCVIGVSASNIEEAVQAHKEGADYIGVGPIFGTNTKEDAKQPIGIEGLSHIREKVGTLPIVAIGGIKLRHVIPLRKAGGDGVSIITAISQAESPQLMAKTFWQYNRYFS, from the coding sequence ATGCAACATGAATGGTTACAAGTGTATTTCATTATGGGAAGCAACAATACAGTTCAAGATCCTTTAGAAGTATTAGAAGAGGCGTTGAAGGGCGGTATTACATGCTTCCAATTCCGTGAAAAAGGAAAAAATGCGTTACAAGGGACAGCAAAAAAGCAATTGGCAGAGCAGATGAAGCAGTTATGTCAGCAATATCGAGTTCCTTTCTTCATTAATGATGATGTCGACTTAGCGATTGAAATTGGCGCAGATGGGGTTCATGTCGGTCAAGATGATATGTCGATTGCAAAAGTGAGAGAAATAGTCCCGGCGGATTGCGTGATTGGAGTATCTGCCAGTAATATTGAAGAAGCAGTACAGGCCCACAAAGAGGGTGCCGACTATATTGGGGTTGGTCCAATCTTTGGCACAAATACGAAAGAAGATGCGAAGCAACCGATTGGAATCGAAGGGCTTAGTCATATTCGAGAAAAAGTAGGAACGTTACCAATCGTAGCAATTGGGGGTATCAAGCTCCGTCATGTAATTCCGCTCAGAAAGGCGGGAGGTGATGGCGTATCAATTATTACCGCTATTAGTCAGGCTGAAAGTCCTCAACTGATGGCCAAAACTTTCTGGCAGTATAACAGGTATTTCTCATAA
- the thiM gene encoding hydroxyethylthiazole kinase, producing the protein MSHLIEEVRKHQPLIHNITNQVVMNFTANGLYAIGASPVMANAKEEVEEMATLANALVLNIGTLTDVQVEAMILAGKAANKTGTPVVFDPVGAGATMFRTQSAQRILEQVEVTCIRGNAGEIASLAGLSATVRGVDGAGDVDMEILAEQAYQKLGVSLAITGAQDILIHQREKVILSNGHPLLTKVTGTGCLLSSVLAAFLAVTDDVLQAMTDAISYYGVAAENAASEQQLPGSFQVSFIDQLFHLKSEEINRKIRIIRGA; encoded by the coding sequence ATGAGTCATTTAATTGAAGAAGTAAGAAAACACCAGCCCTTGATTCACAATATTACGAATCAGGTAGTTATGAATTTTACAGCAAATGGTCTATATGCGATTGGTGCGTCACCAGTCATGGCAAATGCTAAAGAAGAAGTAGAAGAAATGGCTACACTAGCCAATGCGCTCGTATTGAATATCGGAACCTTAACAGATGTGCAGGTTGAAGCGATGATATTGGCAGGTAAAGCAGCCAACAAAACAGGAACTCCTGTCGTTTTTGACCCTGTTGGGGCAGGAGCGACGATGTTCCGCACGCAATCCGCTCAGCGAATTCTGGAACAGGTAGAGGTAACCTGTATTCGTGGTAATGCTGGAGAAATAGCGAGTCTGGCTGGTCTCTCTGCAACTGTTCGGGGTGTAGATGGTGCAGGTGATGTAGATATGGAGATTTTGGCAGAACAAGCCTATCAGAAATTGGGAGTCTCTCTTGCGATTACAGGAGCACAAGATATTCTCATTCATCAACGAGAAAAAGTCATTCTCTCGAACGGCCATCCACTTTTAACGAAAGTAACAGGAACTGGATGTTTATTATCCTCCGTATTGGCAGCGTTTCTGGCAGTAACTGATGATGTATTACAAGCAATGACAGATGCGATCAGTTATTATGGTGTAGCAGCGGAAAATGCAGCTAGTGAACAACAATTGCCGGGCAGTTTTCAAGTAAGCTTTATTGATCAATTGTTCCATCTAAAAAGTGAAGAGATAAATAGAAAAATTCGGATAATCAGAGGTGCCTAA